In Verrucomicrobiota bacterium, the genomic stretch CGCCCGCTCCAAAGGCGAAAGCGTAGGCGTCAACCTTCCACGTCACGATGCCCGAACAGGCGGCCATGCGCCGGTTCTGGGTGACCGCCCGGATGTAGAGCCCTAAGCGGGTCCGGTTCAAAATAAGCCACGTGATGCCTACCACCGCAAAGGCGAACCCGAGGATGACGATGCGATTGAAAGGCAGGATCAAGTTCGGCAGCATGGCCCACCCGCCGCGCATCCAGGAAGGATTTTCCACCTGGACGTTTTGCGCGCCGAAAATCGCCCGCGCGCCCTGCATCATCATGAGGCTGACTCCAAAGGTCGCCAGCAGGGTTTCCAGCGGCCGGCCGTAGAGCCACCGGATCAGCGTGCGTTCGAGAATCAGGCCCACAATGGCGGTGAGGATAAATGCCGCCGGCGCAGCCAGGAGAGGGTAGAGGTCAAACGCGCCCGGCCAGTACGTCCGGAAGGCATTTTGCACCACGTAGGTGGTGTAGGCGCCGATTAACAAAAACTCGCCGTGCGCCATGTTGATGACGCCGATGAGCCCGTAGGTAATGGCGAGACCCAGGGCAGCCAGCAAGAGCACGCTGCCCAGGCTGAGGCCGGCAAAGGTGGTGCCGGCAAAATCGACCTTGAACTGCTCAAAATCGAGTTTGCGCAACGCTTCCTGGGCCGCCGCCCTGACCGTGGAATCCTTTTCCGCGTCAGGCGCGTTGCCGGACGGGTCGGGATTGGCCAGCGGCTGCAGGAGCGACCGCAGCTGCAGGTCACCCCGCTGCCCGATTAACCGGGCCGCCTGGGCCCGGCTTTGCGGGTCCGGGGCGTGCAGGGCCGTCAACGCCCAGAGCTGATCCAGGCGCGCTTTCAAACGCGGGTCGGTTTCCTGGCGGCGTGCGGTCTCGACTGACTCCCGCAGGTTAGGGTCGGGCTGGGCCATCAACGCGCTGATGGCGCGCGATCGAACCGCCGGGTCGGACGCCCGCAGCTGCATTCCGGCCAGCGCGTTTGCCGCTCGGGTCCGCAACACATTACCCAGCGTGATCTGGCTCAGGTCATCCGCGTTGGCCGCCACGACTCCGCCGTCCAGGGGGTTGCGGTAGCGGTCCCCCTCCTGGATCAGCAACGTTTCATCCGCCCGGGCGTACAACGTGTCGCTCTGCACCGCTGCAAGAATTTGCTGGGCGGCTTCACTCCCGTCAGCCGCGAGTTGATTAATGACCTGCACCTTGGCGTCGAAATCGTCTTCGGCCAGAGGCTTCAACTGCTCAACGGAGAGCGCATAGGCGGCCCCCGAGCCGCCTAATGCGATCGTGATACAACAGCAAACTAACGGGATGAGTGATTTCACGCCGGGTAATTCGAAAGCGACGAGAATCGGGTTGGGAGCCGCCCGGCGCTCAGCGGGCGGCAGTCAGAGTCAGGGCTTCTTCTTCGGAAACCGGGGAGAGAATCCGGTCCAGCAGGGTAGCTGCCACCTTGTCCGGCTTGCCATCGTTCCCCGGGATGAACGGGCTCCAGGGCTGGGCTCGAACGGGGGCCTTCGTTTTCCAAACCACGTTGAACTGGCCGTCCGGGCGGATCTCTCCGATCATGACCGGCTTATGCAGATGATGATTGGCGTCCATCTCGAGCACAAACCCGCAAGGCGCCTTGAATTGCTGGCCGATCATTGCCGCGCGCACCTGGTCAACCTCGGTTGAACCGGCCTTCTCGACCGCTTGCTTCCACATGTGGAGGCCGACGTAGGTTGCTTCCATCGGATCGTTGGTGACCCGCTTGTCGCCCCCCGGAAGATTGCGGGCCTGCACGTAGGAGAACCATTCCTTCTTAAAGGCGTCGTTCGCCGGGTTCTTCAACGACATGAA encodes the following:
- the urtB gene encoding urea ABC transporter permease subunit UrtB: MLVAFELPGVKSLIPLVCCCITIALGGSGAAYALSVEQLKPLAEDDFDAKVQVINQLAADGSEAAQQILAAVQSDTLYARADETLLIQEGDRYRNPLDGGVVAANADDLSQITLGNVLRTRAANALAGMQLRASDPAVRSRAISALMAQPDPNLRESVETARRQETDPRLKARLDQLWALTALHAPDPQSRAQAARLIGQRGDLQLRSLLQPLANPDPSGNAPDAEKDSTVRAAAQEALRKLDFEQFKVDFAGTTFAGLSLGSVLLLAALGLAITYGLIGVINMAHGEFLLIGAYTTYVVQNAFRTYWPGAFDLYPLLAAPAAFILTAIVGLILERTLIRWLYGRPLETLLATFGVSLMMMQGARAIFGAQNVQVENPSWMRGGWAMLPNLILPFNRIVILGFAFAVVGITWLILNRTRLGLYIRAVTQNRRMAACSGIVTWKVDAYAFAFGAGVAGLGGCALSQIGNVGPDLGQTYIIDSFMAVVLGGVGQLSGTIFGSMGLGLINKTLEPFCGAVLAKICVLIFIILFIQKRPQGLFALKGRSVEA